The Macaca fascicularis isolate 582-1 chromosome 11, T2T-MFA8v1.1 genomic sequence ctatttctgtttgtttatgcCATGATCCTTCTAGGGAATGTTGGGATGATGGCCATTATTATGACTGATCCTCGGCTGAACACACCAATGTATTTCTTCCTAGGCAATCTCTCcttcattgatcttttctattcATCTGTTATTGCACCCAAGGCTATAATCAACTTCTGGTCTGAAAGCAAGTCTATCTCCTTTGCAGGCTGTGTGGcccagctctttctctttgccCTCTTCATTGTGACTGAGGGATTTCTCCTGGCGGCCATGGCTTATGACCGCTTTATTGCCATCTGCAACCCTCTGCTCTACTCTGTTCAAATGTCAACACGTCTCTGTACTCAGTTGGTGGCTGGTTCCTATTTCTGTGGCTGCATTAGCTCAGTCATTCAGACCAGCATGACATTTACTTTATCTTTTTGTGCTTCTCGGGCTGTTGACCACTTTTACTGTGATTCTCGCCCGCTTCAGAGACTATCTTGTTCTGATCTCTTTATCCATAGAATGATATCTTTTTCCCTGTCATGTATTATTATCTTGCCTACTATCATAGTCATTACTGTATCTTATATGTATATTGTGTCCACAGTTCTAAAGATACACTCTACTGAGGGACGTAAGAAGGCCTTCTCCACCTGCAGCTCTCACCTGGGAGTTGTGAGTGTGCTGTATGGTGCTGTCTTTTTTATGTATCTCACTCCTGACAGATTTCCTGAGCTGAGTAAAGTGGCATCCTTATGTTACTCCCTAGTCACTCCCATGTTGAATCCTTTGATTTATTCTCTGAGGAACAAAGATGTCCAAGAGGCTCTAAAAAAACttctagagaagaaaaatattagtcTTTGATTATTTCTCTTGCACTGATTGTATTGTGTCTATTTATTTAATATACCTGTGGTCATTAATAAAAGTTACTCTCCTGAATgtcataaaaatacttttagtagATTTTTTCATGTGATGTACTCTttccatattttactttttacccCCCAAGACATCATTAATTCTGAAAATCTTGGATATTGGAGCTATCCTGGACATGAGGGAAGTATTTTTATGATAAACCCTCTTACTGGTCttcaacattttatttcacagaatTTATATCTATTGATTCTTGTGGCATAATGTagaacaatattttttattttgttatagtgCTTCAGCAAAATTTTGTCTGGTGTTTG encodes the following:
- the LOC102122514 gene encoding olfactory receptor 9K2 — translated: MGDRGASNHSEMTDFILAGFRVRPELHILLFLLFLFVYAMILLGNVGMMAIIMTDPRLNTPMYFFLGNLSFIDLFYSSVIAPKAIINFWSESKSISFAGCVAQLFLFALFIVTEGFLLAAMAYDRFIAICNPLLYSVQMSTRLCTQLVAGSYFCGCISSVIQTSMTFTLSFCASRAVDHFYCDSRPLQRLSCSDLFIHRMISFSLSCIIILPTIIVITVSYMYIVSTVLKIHSTEGRKKAFSTCSSHLGVVSVLYGAVFFMYLTPDRFPELSKVASLCYSLVTPMLNPLIYSLRNKDVQEALKKLLEKKNISL